In Capsicum annuum cultivar UCD-10X-F1 chromosome 11, UCD10Xv1.1, whole genome shotgun sequence, one genomic interval encodes:
- the LOC107847163 gene encoding putative disease resistance RPP13-like protein 1 — MDIGLAVGGAFLSSALNVLFDRLSPHGDLLKMFQKNKHDVRLLKKLKMTLVGLQAVLSDAENKQASNQHVSQWLNELRDAVDGAENLMEQVNYEALRLKVEGQHRNLAETSNQQVSYANLSLSDDYFVNIKEKLENTIETLEDLQKQIGLLGLKEHFVSGTRETRRPSTSLVESDVFGRKNEIEKLIDRLTSKDASEKNLTVVPIVGMGGMGKTTLAKAVYNDEKVKHHFGLKAWICVSEKYDAFKISKGLLQEVGSFDLKDDNNLNQLQVKLKERLNGKRFLIVLDDVWNDNYNEWDDLRNIFVQGDIGSKIIVTTRKESVALMMRTEQISMDTLSIDDSWSLFKRHAFENMNPTEHPELEEVGKQIAAKCKGLPLALKTLAGMLRSKSEVEGWKRILGSEIWELPENDILPALLLSYNELPAHLKPCFSYCAIFPKDYPFRKEQVIHLWLANGLVSKETIKDLGNEYFLELRSRSLFERVANPSQGNTEEFLMHDLVNDLAQIASSKLCVRWEECQESHMLDQSRHLSYSMGEGGDFKKLTPPNKLKQLRTLLPINIQGLYEIKLSKRVLHNILPRLTSLRALSLSRYEIVELPDALFIKLKLLRFLDLSRTKIKKLPDSICALYNLQTLLLSVCTYLEELPPQMEKLINLCHVDISDTNLFKKPLHLSKLKSLQVLVGAKFLLGDRGGSRMEDLGEAHNLYGSLSILELQNVVDRREAQKGNMREKNHVDKLSLEWSESTADNSQTERDILDELRPHTNIKKLQIYRYRGTQFPNWVADHSFLKLVKLFIGNCKDCYSLPALGQLPCLKFLSIREMHRMTELTEEFYGSPSSKKPFNSLEKLEFALMPEWIQWHILGNGEFPTLQNLSIEDCPKLMGKLPENLCSLTKLIISRCPELNLETPIQLSSLKRFVVSGSPKAGVLFDESELFTSQLEGMKQIVLIEISDCDSLTFLPISILLNTLKTIRIYRCRKLKLEAPDSSTMISNMCLYRLTLERCDSIYYMSSTELVPRAGYLCVKSCQNLTRFLIPDGTESLDIMFCENLEILSVACGTQMTSLRISDCKKLKRLPERMQELLPSLQELKLWNCPEIEFFPDGVLPFNLQLLQIINCEKLVNCLKEWRLQRLPCLRELYIEHDGSDEEIVSGDNWELPCSIRRLTICNLKTLSSQLLKSLTSLEYLCTEELPQVQSLLEQGLPSSLSELRLYDHAELHLLPIEGLQHLTSLQRLVISNCHQLQCLAELALPSSLSELTIEYCPNLQSIPVKGMSSSLSKLSISFCPLLKPLLEFNKGEYWPEIAHIPEIYIGGTVFDSECL; from the coding sequence ATGGATATTGGCTTAGCAGTTGGTGGTGCATTTCTCTCTTCAGCTTTGAATGTTCTCTTTGACAGGCTTTCTCCTCATGGTGATCTTCTCAAGATGTTTCAGAAGAATAAGCATGATGTTCGACTCTTAAAGAAGCTGAAAATGACTTTGGTTGGACTTCAGGCTGTGTTAAGTGACGCGGAGAATAAGCAGGCATCAAATCAACACGTGAGCCAGTGGCTAAATGAACTTCGAGATGCTGTGGACGGCGCTGAAAACTTAATGGAACAAGTCAATTATGAGGCTTTGAGGCTTAAGGTGGAAGGTCAGCATCGAAATCTTGCAGAAACAAGCAACCAGCAAGTAAGTTACGCCAACCTGAGCTTGAGTGATGATTATTTTGTTAACATAAAGGAGAAGTTGGAAAACACCATTGAAACATTGGAGGATTTGCAAAAGCAAATAGGTCTCCTTGGCTTAAAGGAGCATTTTGTTTCGGGTACACGAGAAACTAGAAGACCTTCAACTTCTTTGGTTGAATCTGATGTCTTTGGTAGGAAGAATGAAATAGAGAAATTGATTGACCGTTTAACGTCTAAGGATGCAAGTGAAAAAAATCTGACTGTTGTACCTATTGTTGGAATGGGGGGCATGGGCAAGACAACACTAGCTAAAGCGGTTTACAATGATGAGAAGGTGAAACACCATTTTGGTTTGAAAGCTTGGATCTGTGTGTCTGAGAAATATGATGCTTTCAAAATATCAAAAGGGTTACTTCAAGAAGTTGGCTCATTTGACTTAAAGGATGACAATAATCTTAATCAGCTACAAGTTAAATTGAAGGAAAGACTAAATGGAAAAAGGTTTCTCATTGTTCTGGATGACGTGTGGAATGACAACTACAATGAGTGGGATGACTTGAGGAATATTTTTGTTCAAGGAGATATTGGAAGTAAGATCATTGTGACCACACGTAAAGAGAGTGTTGCCTTGATGATGCGCACTGAGCAAATTAGCATGGACACCTTGTCTATTGATGACTCTTGGTCTTTATTTAAAAGACATGCATTTGAAAACATGAACCCTACGGAACATCCGGAACTTGAAGAGGTCGGAAAACAAATTGCAGCTAAGTGCAAAGGACTGCCCTTAGCTCTGAAGACGCTCGCTGGCATGTTACGCTCCAAATCAGAGGTTGAAGGGTGGAAACGTATTTTGGGTAGTGAAATATGGGAGCTGCCAGAAAATGACATATTACCAGCACTGTTGTTGAGCTACAATGAACTTCCCGCACATTTAAAGCCATGTTTTTCCTATTGTGCAATATTTCCTAAAGATTATCCATTTAGAAAAGAACAAGTTATTCATTTGTGGCTTGCTAATGGTCTTGTATCAAAGGAAACAATTAAAGATTTAGGCAATGAATACTTTCTCGAGTTGAGATCAAGATCATTATTCGAAAGGGTCGCAAATCCTTCTCAAGGGAACACAGAGGAATTCTTAATGCATGACCTTGTCAATGATTTAGCCCAAATTGCATCTTCAAAACTTTGTGTCAGGTGGGAAGAGTGCCAAGAATCTCATATGTTGGATCAAAGTCGTCACTTGTCCTATTCAATGGGAGAAGGTGGTGACTTTAAGAAATTGACACCGCCCAACAAATTGAAGCAGCTGAGGACATTGCTTCCAATCAATATCCAGGGCCTTTACGAAATTAAGCTAAGCAAGAGGGTGCTGCATAACATACTGCCAAGGCTAACATCTTTAAGGGCATTATCATTGTCACGTTATGAGATTGTGGAGTTGCCGGATGCTTTGTTTATCAAATTAAAGCTCCTCAGATTTTTGGACCTTTCTCGGACAAAGATTAAAAAGTTGCCAGATTCCATTTGTGCATTGTATAACTTACAGACACTTCTCCTCTCAGTTTGTACGTATCTTGAGGAGCTACCGCCGCAGATGGAAAAGTTGATCAACTTGTGTCATGTTGACATAAGCGACACTAATCTCTTTAAGAAGCCGCTACATCTGAGCAAGTTGAAAAGCCTCCAAGTGCTAGTTGGAGCCAAGTTTCTTCTAGGTGATCGCGGTGGTTCGAGAATGGAAGATTTGGGTGAAGCTCATAACTTGTATGGATCTCTATCAATTTTAGAGTTGCAAAATGTGGTTGATAGAAGGGAAGCTCAGAAGGGAAATATGAGGGAGAAGAATCATGTTGATAAGCTATCATTGGAGTGGAGTGAAAGTACTGCAGACAATTCACAAACTGAAAGAGACATACTTGATGAGCTACGCCCACACACAAACATAAAAAAACTCCAAATCTACAGATATAGAGGGACACAATTTCCAAATTGGGTAGCTGATCATTCGTTTCTTAAGCTAGTGAAATTGTTTATTGGCAACTGCAAGGACTGTTACTCCTTGCCAGCACTAGGACAACTTCCTTGTTTGAAATTCCTTTCCATTAGAGAGATGCATCGAATGACAGAGCTGACGGAAGAATTCTATGGTAGTCCGTCCTCCAAAAAGCCTTTTAACTCTCTTGAGAAGCTTGAATTTGCACTGATGCCGGAGTGGATCCAGTGGCACATACTAGGGAACGGAGAGTTCCCTACACTTCAGAACCTTTCAATTGAAGATTGCCCCAAGTTGATGGGGAAGTTGCCTGAAAATCTTTGTTCTCTGACAAAATTGATAATCTCAAGATGTCCTGAACTCAATTTGGAGACACCCATCCAACTTTCAAGTTTAAAAAGATTTGTAGTTTCTGGTTCTCCCAAGGCTGGAGTTCTTTTTGATGAGTCTGAACTGTTTACATCTCAACTTGAGGGAATGAAGCAGATTGTTCTTATAGAAATTAGTGATTGTGACTCTCTTACCTTCTTACCTATTAGCATTCTGCTGAACACCTTGAAGACAATAAGGATATATCGTTGCCGGAAATTGAAATTGGAGGCACCAGATAGTAGTACGATGATTTCTAACATGTGTCTCTATAGATTGACACTGGAAAGATGTGATTCTATATATTATATGTCATCAACTGAGTTGGTCCCTAGAGCAGGCTATTTGTGTGTAAAGAGTTGCCAAAACCTTACTAGGTTTTTGATTCCAGATGGGACTGAAAGCCTCGATATTATGTTTTGTGAGAATCTTGAAATACTTTCGGTGGCATGTGGGACCCAGATGACGTCATTGCGTATTTCGGATTGCAAAAAGCTGAAGCGGCTGCCAGAACGTATGCAGGAACTCCTTCCATCTCTTCAGGAACTGAAACTGTGGAATTGTCCAGAAATAGAGTTCTTTCCTGATGGAGTTTTACCCTTTAATTTACAACTCCTTCAAATCATCAATTGTGAGAAGCTGGTGAACTGCCTAAAGGAGTGGCGTCTGCAGAGACTTCCCTGTCTCAGAGAGTTGTACATCGAACATGATGGCAGTGACGAAGAGATTGTTAGTGGTGACAATTGGGAGTTGCCATGCTCTATTCGAAGGCTTACTATATGCAATCTGAAAACATTAAGCAGCCAACTTCTCAAAAGCCTCACCTCTCTTGAATATCTATGTACTGAAGAGTTACCTCAAGTTCAGTCACTGCTGGAACAAGGG
- the LOC124885337 gene encoding LOW QUALITY PROTEIN: putative disease resistance RPP13-like protein 1 (The sequence of the model RefSeq protein was modified relative to this genomic sequence to represent the inferred CDS: inserted 9 bases in 6 codons; deleted 1 base in 1 codon) → MEIGLAVGGAVGGAFLNVLFDRLARRVELLKMFHDDGLLEKLGNILLGLQIVLSDAENKQASDQLVRQWLNRLQSAVDSAENLMEQVNYEALKLKXEGQHQNLGETCNQQVFRFFSECCGRRLSDDFFLNIKEKLENTIKSLEELEXQIGRLGLQKYFDLGKKLETRTPSTSVVESDVFGRKNEIERLIDHLMSKEASEKNMTVVPIVGMGGMGKTTLAKAAYNDEKVKNHFNLKAWFCVSEPYDAFRITKGLLQDMGSFDLNDDNNLNQLQVKLKEKLNGKRFLIVLDDVWNDNYNEWDDLRNIFVHGDIGSKIIVTTRKESVTLMMSSGAINVGTLSDEASWALFKRHSLENKDPMEHPELEEVGKKIAAKCKGLPLALKMLAGLLRSESEVEGWRRILRSEIWDLSNNDILPALMLSYNELPPHLKPCFSYCAIFPRDYPFRKEQVIHLWIANGLVVPREDERIQDLGNQLFLELRSRSLFERVPNPSEGNTEEFLMHDLVNDLAQIASSKLSVRLEECQGSHMLEKSQHMSYSMGRGGXFEKLKPLIKSEQLRTLLPIEIQDLYGPRLSKRVLHNILPSLRSLRELSLSHYRIKELPDALFIKLKLLRFLDLSWTEIIKLPYSICTLCNLETLLLSYCTYLEELPLQMENLINLRHLDIRNTSHLKMPLHLSKLKSLEELVGANFLLGGRGGWRMEDLGEAHYLYGSLSILELQNVVDRREALKANTREKNHVEKLSLKWSENDADNSQTERDILDELLPHRXIKELKISGYRGTQFPNWLADCSFLKLVKLSLSNCKDCFSLPALGQLPCLKFLXTEEFYGSPSSRKPFNSLEELEFAAMPEWKQWHVLGNGEFPALQGLSIEDCPKLMGKLPENLCSLTELIISSCPELNLEMPIQLSSLKKFEVDGSPKAGVLFDEAELFTSQVKGMKQIEELCISDCNSLTSLPTSTLPSTLKTIRICHCRKLKLETSVGDMNSNMFLEELTLDGCDSISSAELVPRARTLYVKSCQNLTRFLIPNGTERLDIWDCENLEILLVACGTQMTSLNIHNCAKLKRLPEHMQELLPSLKELKLYSCPEIESFPDGGLPFNLQLLGISNCKKLPSLRELYIYHNGSDEEIVGGENWELPSSIRRLTISNLKTLSSQLLKSLTSLESLDIRNLPQIQSLLEQGLPSSLSELYLYDHDELHSLPTEGLRHLTSLQSLLISNCPQLQSLPKSAFPSSLSKLSINNCPNLQSLPKSAFXCSLSELTITHCPNLQSLPEKGMPSSLSTLSIYNRPLLRPLLEFDKGEYWPEIAHISTIEIDFRYL, encoded by the exons ATGGAGATTGGCTTAGCAGTCGGTGGTGCAGTTGGTGGTGCATTTCTGAATGTTCTCTTTGATAGGCTTGCTCGTCGGGTTGAGCTGCTCAAGATGTTTCATGATGATGGGCTTTTAGAGAAGCTGGGGAACATTTTGCTTGGTCTTCAGATTGTGCTGAGTGATGCAGAGAATAAGCAGGCATCAGATCAACTCGTGAGGCAGTGGCTTAATAGGCTTCAGAGTGCTGTGGACTCTGCTGAAAACTTAATGGAACAAGTTAATTATGAGGCTTTGAAGCTTA TGGAAGGTCAACATCAAAATCTTGGAGAAACATGTAACCAACAAGTATTTCGATTTTTTTCAGAGTGCTGTGGGCGGCGCTTGagtgatgatttttttcttaacataAAGGAGAAGTTGGAAAACACCATTAAAAGTTTGGAGGAGTTGG AGCAAATTGGTCGCCTTGGCTTACAGAAGTATTTCGATTTGGGTAAGAAACTAGAAACTAGAACACCTTCAACTTCTGTGGTTGAATCTGATGTCTTTGGTAGGAAGAATGAAATAGAGCGATTGATTGACCATTTAATGTCTAAGGAGGCAAGTGAAAAAAATATGACGGTTGTCCCTATTGTTGGAATGGGGGGCATGGGTAAGACAACACTTGCTAAAGCTGCTTACAATGATGAGAAGGTGAAAAACCATTTTAATTTGAAAGCTTGGTTTTGTGTATCTGAGCCATATGATGCTTTCAGAATAACAAAAGGATTACTTCAAGATATGGGCTCATTTGACTTAAACGATGACAATAATCTTAATCAGTTACAAGTCAAATTGAAGGAAAAACTAAATGGAAAAAGGTTTCTCATTGTTCTAGATGATGTGTGGAATGACAACTACAACGAGTGGGATGACTTGAGGAATATTTTTGTTCATGGAGATATTGGAAGTAAGATCATCGTGACGACACGTAAAGAGAGTGTTACCTTGATGATGAGTAGTGGGGCAATCAACGTGGGGACTCTGTCTGATGAAGCCTCTTGGGCTTTATTCAAACGACATTCATTAGAAAACAAGGATCCTATGGAACATCCGGAACTTGAAGAGGTTGGAAAAAAAATTGCAGCTAAGTGCAAAGGACTGCCCTTAGCTCTGAAGATGCTCGCTGGCTTGTTACGCTCCGAATCAGAGGTTGAAGGGTGGAGACGTATTTTGAGAAGTGAAATATGGGACCTGTCGAACAATGACATATTACCAGCGTTAATGTTGAGCTACAATGAACTTCCCCCACATTTGAAGCCATGTTTTTCCTATTGTGCAATATTTCCTAGAGATTACCCATTTAGGAAAGAACAAGTTATTCATTTGTGGATTGCTAATGGTCTTGTAGTACCACGGGAAGATGAAAGAATTCAAGATTTAGGCAAC CAACTCTTTCTCGAGTTGAGATCAAGATCATTATTCGAAAGGGTTCCAAATCCTTCTGAAGGGAACACAGAGGAATTCTTAATGCATGATCTTGTCAATGATTTAGCCCAAATTGCATCTTCAAAACTCTCTGTCAGGTTGGAAGAATGCCAAGGATCTCATATGTTGGAAAAAAGTCAGCACATGTCGTATTCAATGGGGAGAGGTGG CTTTGAGAAATTGAAACCACTCATCAAATCAGAGCAGCTAAGGACACTGCTTCCAATAGAAATCCAGGACCTTTACGGCCCTAGGCTAAGCAAGAGGGTGCTGCATAACATACTGCCAAGTCTAAGATCCTTAAGGGAATTATCATTGTCTCATTACCGGATTAAGGAGTTGCCAGATGCTTTGTTTATCAAATTAAAGCTCCTCAGATTTTTGGACCTTTCTTGGACAGAGATTATAAAGTTGCCCTATTCTATCTGTACATTGTGTAACTTGGAGACACTTCTCCTGTCATATTGTACATATCTTGAGGAGCTACCGCTGCAGATGGAAAATTTGATCAACCTGCGTCATCTTGACATAAGAAACACTTCTCATTTGAAGATGCCGCTACATCTGAGCAAGTTGAAAAGCCTCGAAGAGCTAGTTGGAGCCAATTTTCTTCTAGGTGGTCGCGGTGGTTGGAGAATGGAAGATTTGGGTGAAGCACATTACTTGTATGGATCTCTATCAATTTTAGAGTTGCAAAATGTGGTTGATAGAAGGGAAGCTCTGAAGGCAAACACGAGGGAGAAGAATCATGTTGAAAAGTTATCGTTAAAGTGGAGTGAAAATGATGCGGACAATTCTCAAACTGAAAGAGACATACTTGATGAGCTACTCCCACACAG TataaaagaactcaaaatctCCGGATATAGAGGGACACAATTTCCAAATTGGCTAGCTGATTGTTCATTTCTTAAGCTAGTGAAATTGTCTCTTAGCAACTGCAAGGACTGTTTTTCCTTGCCAGCACTGGGACAACTTCCTTGTTTGAAATTCCT GACGGAAGAATTCTATGGTAGTCCATCCTCCAGAAAGCCTTTTAACTCTCTCGAGGAGCTTGAATTTGCAGCGATGCCGGAGTGGAAGCAGTGGCATGTACTAGGCAACGGAGAGTTTCCTGCACTTCAGGGCCTTTCCATTGAAGATTGCCCCAAGTTGATGGGGAAGTTGCCTGAAAATCTTTGTTCTCTGACAGAATTGATAATTTCAAGCTGTCCTGAACTCAATTTGGAGATGCCCATCCAACTTTCAAGTCTAAAAAAGTTTGAAGTTGATGGTTCTCCTAAGGCTGGAGTTCTCTTTGATGAAGCTGAACTGTTTACATCCCAAGTTAAGGGAATGAAGCAGATTGAGGAATTATGTATTAGTGATTGCAACTCCCTTACCTCCTTGCCTACTAGCACTCTGCCGAGTACCTTGAAGACAATAAGGATATGTCATTGCCGGAAATTGAAATTGGAGACTTCAGTTGGTGATATGAATTCTAACATGTTTCTGGAGGAATTGACACTGGATGGATGTGATTCTATATCATCAGCTGAGTTGGTCCCTAGAGCACGCACTTTGTACGTAAAGAGTTGCCAAAACCTTACTAGGTTTTTGATTCCTAATGGGACTGAAAGACTCGATATTTGGGATTGTGAGAATCTTGAAATACTTTTGGTGGCATGTGGGACCCAGATGACGTCATTGAATATCCACAATTGCGCAAAGCTGAAGCGGCTGCCAGAACATATGCAGGAACTTCTTCCATCTCTTAAGGAACTGAAACTCTACAGTTGTCCAGAAATAGAGTCCTTCCCTGATGGAGGATTGCCCTTCAATTTACAACTCCTTGGAATCAGCAATTGCAAGAAACTCCCCTCTCTCAGAGAGTTGTACATCTACCATAATGGCAGTGATGAAGAGATTGTTGGTGGGGAGAATTGGGAGTTGCCTAGCTCTATTCGAAGGCTTACCATAAGCAATCTGAAAACATTAAGCAGCCAACTTCTCAAAAGCCTCACCTCTCTTGAATCTCTAGATATTCGTAATTTACCTCAAATTCAGTCACTGCTGGAACAAGGGCTTCCCTCCTCTCTTTCTGAGCTTTATTTATATGACCATGATGAGCTCCATTCACTACCGACTGAAGGTCTTCGGCACCTCACTTCACTTCAAAGTCTATTGATCAGCAATTGCCCTCAACTCCAATCCCTTCCCAAATCAGCATTTCCCTCCTCCCTCTCTAAGCTGTCCATTAACAATTGCCCTAATCTCCAATCCCTTCCCAAATCAGCAT CGTGCTCCCTCTCTGAGCTGACCATCACACATTGCCCTAATCTCCAATCCCTTCCTGAAAAAGGGATGCCCTCTTCCCTCTCTACACTCTCTATTTACAACCGCCCATTGCTCAGACCACTCCTAGAATTTGACAAGGGGGAGTACTGGCCAGAAATTGCTCATATCTCCACCATAGAGATCGATTTCAGATACCTTTAA